The uncultured Mailhella sp. genome segment TCAGGTCTCGGACCCGCCGGCGAGCTCGCCTTCGGAGCCATGGCCGACGGCGTGGGCGCGCCCGTCACCATGCTCTTCTGCGCCATCGTCATCGGCGCGGCCGTGATTCTGTTCCTGCGACATCTGCGCGCCGTCAGACACAGCCTCGCGCAAACCCTCGCCCACATGTAACCTCTTCCCGGCCGCCCCGCGGCCAGCCTCAAGGATCAGCTTCCCATGAACGGCATTTTTTCCGCCCTCGTCACCGTTTTCGGCATCATGCTGCTCGGCCTCTTTGCCGAACGTCGCCGCATTCTCGCGCCCACCATGGCGCTCTGCCTCAATCAGTTCGTGTACTGGATCGGTCTGCCCGCCCTCATCTTCACCCAGATGTGCTCCATTCCCATGAGCGGAGAAGCCTCCACCTTCATCTGGTCCTTCCTCGCCGCCTCCTTTGTCTGCTATCTGCTCGCCTATCTCTTCTTCTCGGGCTTCTGGCGCTCCCACAGGCCCGAAACCACCATACGCACCCTTGCCGCCGTGTTCCCCAACGCGGCCTTCTTCGGCCTGCCCTTCATCTTCATGGTCTTCCCCGACAACGAACCCGCCGCCACCGCCGGCATGCTCGGAGCGCTGCTCTACACCGGCGTCTTCCTCGTGGCCGACGGCACCCTCGACATCCTTGCCTCATCCGGCGGCAACGACCGCCGCGGCCTCGGAAAGAAACTCCTCGGCGAAGTCATCCACAACCCCATGATCGTGGCCGCCGTTCTCGGCGCGTGCGTCGGATTTTCCGGTCTGCCCCTGCCCAAAGCCATCCTGAACATCACCCAGATGCTCGGCTCCACCGCCTCCCCCTGCGCCCTGTTCGGCATGGGCATGGTGCTCTCCGCCCAGCTCTCCGGTTCCTACGGCGCCGGCGACAACGCCGAATCCTTCAGCAAAAAGAACCTCGCCCTGATCTGCGCGGCCAAGCTCCTGCTTCAGCCGCTCTTCACCTGCCTCGTGCTGATTGTCGCCGGCTGCTCTCCCATCGCCGTGGCCGTGGGCACCTTCACCGCAGGCATGCCCACCGGAACCATGGTGTACATTCTCGGCGAACGCTATCACGCCTGCCCCACCGAATCGTCCATGACGGTCATCGCCACCACCATTCTTTCGCTGGTCTCGCTGCCGCTCGTCATGCTCGCCATGCAGTTCGCAGGACTCGTCTGACGCCCGCCGCCCTTGCTTAACAGGGGCGAGAAGGTTATCATGCTCTCCGCCAGTTTCCGCGCACCCTGCTCAATGCGGCGGAATCGTTGCCGTTTTTCAGCAGGAAGAAGGAGGTCTTCATGCCGGATCAATACCTGCCGCCCATACTTCCCTGCTCCACCTGCGGGAGCCGGGAACAAAAACTGGAATCGTGCCTGCCCGCCGGCCGACGCCATGAACTGTGGCGGGTCGTGTGCCCGTGCGGCTGCGCGCTGACGCAGTGGGCCGTGTCGCAGGGAGCCGCCATCCGCCTCTGGAACCGCTTCCTCGGCGAGGAACACGGCAACTGAGCCCCGCGCCCGGACGATTTCGACGCCGCTTCCCGCCAACGCGCATCCCGCGAGTGCGGCGAACCGAAGCCGAATCGAACGAACCTGAGCCGGAGCGCGTCCGCTCCCGCCGGAGCGAGCCGAAGCCGACTCAGGCCATCCGCGCCCCGGGCGGGCAATCCAAAGCCGGGCGTTCCGCAAGGCCCCGGTCAGGCATCTCCCGCAGGCCCGACGAGTTAGCCTGCGGAGCAACCCGGCAGCTTTCCACAGGTCCGGCGGATCAGCCCGGTGCGTTCCGCAAAAGTGGTGGCCCGCGGCCCGGCGAACCCGCAGATGAACTCCGGCATGCCGACCGGCCCGGAGCGTTGACCGGACTGTTGCAGGCCCGCCGCGCTCCTGCGTTTTCCCTGCAAGGCGAACAGCGCAGGCCCCCGCCTTCCGCCGCCCGCAAGGCAGCGGCAGACGCGGACGCCTTCCATCGCCGGGGGCGCGCAAACATTTCCAGTTCCGGCCGGATGCCGGATTTTCCGTCGCCGATACGGCGTCACCATTTCACAGGCCGCTGCGCCGCAAAGAATCATCATGGCCACATCTCATCCCCGTCCCCGCATGCTCCTGGCCGACGACAAAGGCCAGATATACGACGATCCCGATCTTCTCATGCTCTGCCGCAAGGGCAACGAATGGACGCTGCCGCGCCCCGACGAACTCATGCCCCTGCCTCCCGAAAGCGAGCTCTTTCTGCTGCCCGGCCGTCACGCCGCCGGTCTTGATCCCGAAACCGGCGACACCGTGGAAGTCGAAGAACTCGCCGTGGCCGCCTTCATCGCGCCCGCGCACACCCTCACTGGGCACCCCGTGTACGTCACCGACGACGACGCCCCCACCCTGCCCCTCTTCGCCTACGCCGCCGTGGGCATGATAGGCGACCGCTTCTACGTGTGCGCCAAAAAGGTCGATGAAGACCCGCGCCAGATCTTTACCGGCATCCCGCAGAAGAAGATCAACAAGGCGGCAAAGGAACTCATGGCGAAGTATCCGCACAACCGCTTCATTCAGCACCTCATGCAGAACTGCGTGCTGAAATACGGCTGCCCCGCGGCCAAGAATCTCGCCATCGGCCGCTACGAAGCGCCCATTCCCACCTCGCGCGTGTGCAACGCCCGCTGCGTGGGCTGCATTTCGCACAAGAATGAGGATTCCACCATCTGCGCCACCCCGCAGGACCGCCTCACCTTCACCCCCACGGCCGACGAAATCCTTGAAATGATGTTCCATCACATGAAAAACGAGGAACATCCCATCTTCTCCTTCGGCCAGGGCTGCGAAGGCGAACCCCTCACCGAGGCCCCGCTGCTGCTCGAAGTGGTGAAGAGGTTCCGCGCCGAAGGCGGTCACGGCACCATCAATCTGAATTCCAACGCCTCCATGCCCGACGAAGTCGCCAGGCTCGCCGACGCCGGACTCACCTCCCTGCGCGTGAGCATGAACAGCGCCCGCGACGAGGTGTATCTGCGCTACTATCGGCCGCGCAGCTTCTCCTTCGCCGATGTGCGCCGCTCCATCACCGAAGCGTCGAGCCGCGGCGTGTTCGTGTCGCTGAACCTGCTCTACTTCCCGGGCATCACCGACTGCGAAGAGGAAATCGAGGCTCTTGTGGAACTCATCAACACCTGCGGCGTGAGCTTCATTCAGCTGCGCAATCTGAACATTGATCCGGAAGTGTACATGAAACTCATGGAAGGCATCACCTTCGGACCCTCCGTGGGACTCGTGAACTTCCGCAAAAGGCTCAAAAAGTATTGCCCGGGCCTGAAGTTCGGCTACTTCAACCCCTACATGGGCGACGAGGCTTCCCACAGCGAAAACGACGGGGAAGACGCTCACGGCGAAAGCGACGACATCTCCCACGACGAACACTGACATACAGGCGGGACTCCATACCGGGGCCCCGCCTTTTTTGAATTCTCCTTCCGAAACCATGCGGCATGGCCTTTTCCGCATGCGTTCAACTTTCAACGTTTTTCTTCTCCCATGATAGCTTCTCTTCTTTCCCTTTTCGGCAGATTGTCCTCGCGCCTTGCCCTGGCCTCGGCCCTCGCCATGGCGTGCGGCCTCTCGTCTCTCTTCCCTTCCGGCCCCGCGCAGGCTTACGAGTCGCGCTATGTTTACAAAGCCGACGGCTCGCCCCTGTTTGAGCTGCGCTTCTTCGACCAGGGAGAGCAGTACTATACGCCGGACGAAGACGACGACTACATATCCGCCTGGACGCTGTCCGAGGAGCAAAAGAACGGCACCGTCGAAGCCGCCCGCCTCTGGGCCGATATGCTCGGCACGTCAAGCCGCAACACCTCGCCCCTCTTCATCGACATCGGCACTGCCGACTACGAGAACGCCACCGGCTACTCCTCTCCCAACTTATCCGATCTTCCCGTCGTTCCCACCGGGATGCAGGGCGCCATCATAAACGGCACGGACATGGAGCAGCCGGCGGTCATCGAGATCGGCACTCTGAATTTCGCCATTTCCGATCACCTTTCGCCGACCCCATTAACAGGAAAGTTTGATTTCACAGCTACTCTGTACCATGAACTGGGTCACGCTCTCGGCATTGACAGTCAGCACCGGACTAATGAATACGGCGTCACGGAACAGATTTCCGTATGGGACTCGCACCTCGTGGACCAGTACGGCAACAGGCTCCAGCCGGGCATGCGCATTGTTTCAGAAAGCGAAGCCAGCAGCGTGGAAGGGCCGAAGTTCGTCGTGGGCGAGTTAACAAACAGCGGTGTACATTTCTACGGCAAGCACGTTTCCGAAGTGCTCGGCGAAGGCAACGGCCTGCCTGTCGAAGGCTATGAGTACGGCGTTCCCGATCTTGCGCACATCGAGCTTGAACACAGCCTCATGAGCCATCAGTACTACCGCAACTACACCACCTTCATGGAAGCGGAACTGGCCGCGCTTCAGGACCTGGGCTACGAGTTCGACCGCAAAAACTACTACGGTTTCTCCGTGTACGCTGATGGCCAGACCATGGTGAACAAAAACGGCTACTTTGCCAGAAACGCCGAAGGTACCGCCTACCTCTACGGCGTGCCGAACACGGCCACGCTCGGCGTGGGCCTGCACGTTTACGGCAAGAACAACACCATTACTCAGGCCGCCGACCTTCTCGCCTGCGGCACGGCGGGCACCGGCATTCGCGTGGACGGCAGCGCCAACAACCTCACCATAGCCCCCGGCGTGCGCATTGCGGCCGACGGCTCCTGGGGCACGGGCCTTCTTGTGGCCTACGGCAAAAATCATACCGTCATAAGCCGAGGCGATATTACCGCCCTCGGCAAGGGGGGCATTGCCGCCCGCTTCGACTTCGGCAACAACTTGCTCGGCAACGACATAGAATACCGCGGCTCGTGGATATGGACCTACCAGGACGGCGATGCCATCTTCGAAATCCCTCTCGACGCCTACGAAGGCAAGGACGCCAGCGGATTTGACCTGAACATCGACGGCCCGCTTGTTTCCCGTTTCGACGTGAGCGGCCTTCTTGCCGGAACGGACGCCTCCATCTTCATTTCCAAAAACGCGCTGGTCAAAGACATCAACGTTCTTTCCGGCGCGCAGCTCATCGGCGACATCGTTTCCGAATGGAATCCGAACAACGAATACCTCCTGTACCCGGGCGACAGAAAAGATCTTTACACTGCCCTCAACTTCGGCCATGCCGCCAATGCGGACGGAACCGCAGGCGCTCCCGACAGCAGCTTCGATATGACGCTCTTCGGCTCCGTCAACGGCGCAAGAAGCATCAACATGAACCTCGACGCCGGACGCCTTGCCGTCACCGGCACGGTGAACGCTTACTCTCTGAAGAACTCCGGCCGCCTCGCTCTGTACGGCATGGATGAATCCGGCAAGTCCGCTCACCTGACCTCCAGCTTCGTGAACGGCGAAAACGCCGTGCTCGAAACCCTCGTTTCCGCCTCCGGCAAGGTGAACGGCATTGAAGCGAGTTCCGCCGAGCTGGCCGGTACCTGGGCCCTGCGCCCCCTGCCGGAATTCTACGCCGCAGGCTCCGTCATACGCCCGGAATCTCCCGTGGAGGCCGAACAAGTTTCCGGCAACTTCAATGACGTTGTGGTGGAAAATACTTCCCCCACGCTTGATTTCTCCCTGAGTTTCGACCCCGAATTCACCATGACCGCCACCCGCGGCCGCGACGCCTACAGTCGCTATGCTGAGAACGCGGGCGCGCGCTCCCTCGGCGGCGCGCTCTGGGGCATTTCCGGCGTGGCCGAAGGCGACATGCAAAACCTTCTCGCCGCGCTGGACTGGTCTGCACCGGACGGCTCCGGCGTGACCCGCGGCCTGAACGCCCTCGGCCCGGAAGCCTTCGACAACGCCGCCCGCGCTTCCCTGAACCAGATGAGCGAGTTCAGCTCGCTGCTCTTCCGGCACATGACCACCGCCGAAACCGCCCGCCGTGCAGGCATCCTGCCGGACTCTCCCGACGCGGAACACTGGACGCTCTGGGCCGCGCCCTACGGCTCCGGCTCCTGGCAGAGCGGCCGCAGCGGACTTTCGAACTGGAACAGCACCGGTGCGGGCCTCATGGCGGGACTCGATCGCAGGCTTGATTCCGGCCTCACCCTGGGCGGACACATTGCAGCGGGCGCGCGCCGCACCTTTACCGGCGGCAGCCACAGCGCCACGGCCGAAACCCGCGATTTTCTCATCGGCGTGCAGGGCCTCTACGCCCCTGATTCCTGGAATGGCTTCTACCTCACCGCTCAGGCCCGCGCGGGCGTGGAAGACGGCGACATGAAGCGAAACGTCCTCATCGGTCCCTACGCCGCCCACAACGAAAGCGACTGGACCGGCTTTGCCTTCGGCTCCCTCATCGGCGCAGGCAAGGACTGGACGTGGAACACAGACGCGGGCACCTTCGCCGCAGGCCCCCTCGCCTTCCTCGAATGGAACGCCTTGCGCCGCCCCGGCATTTCGGAACGCGGTTCCTCCGCCTCGCTCCTGCACCTTGAAAGCGACTCCTTCCACTCCGTGCCCCTCACCCTGGGCGCACACATGGTATGGAACACCGCCACCGCCAACGGCTCCACCCTCGGCCTCGACCTCATGGCAGGCTGGAAGCACGAACTTGCAGACGATTCCTTCGCCTCCCGCGCTTCCTTCCGGGATTACGGCTCCTTCGCCTTCGCGTCCGATACCTCCCTCACCGGCCGCGACGCCATGGTGCTCCAGTCAAGCCTCACCCTTACCGCCAGGGATAATTTCTCCCTCCAGATGAACCTCGGCGGCGAACTCTTCCGCCCCCACGCCTCCGCCGTCAACGCAGGCCTCACCTTGGGATGGAAGTTTTAAAGGAAGATGGATGATGGGAGAGAATGCGGGGGAAGGGAGGGAAAATTTTGAAAATTTTTCCCTCCCTTCCCCCGCGCCCCCATCCCTCCTTTCAAAACTTTTTAATTTTTAAGGGGATGAGACAACGTAGTGAAAGGAAAGCGGAAATGAGAGAAACGAAAAGGGTGAAAAATCATTGAAATGAGGCGCGGTCATTATCGGCACGCGCGTCCCCCCTCCCCCCAACATCTGGAAATCCTTTCGGCATAGACGTATTCGGCTGGGTGTGGCTCACATTCCCCCGAGCGTTGAGAGAGCTTTTTCCGTTTTACCTTTGGGCACTGCCCTCAGTGTTCCCCAAAAAAATCTGGAAATCCCATCCTTGCTCACGCCTGTCCGGCGCAGGCCGGACAGGCGTCGGCCACCGCAGGTGGGCGCAGCAGCGCACACCTGCACTGAGTACGCAGCCCGAACAGAGCCTGCCAAGCACTTCCGAGCCTCGCAGTCTTTGCCTCTCCGAATTCTCGCCCGGCGAATACAACTCGTCCTGCATCCACGCTCCCGCCCCGCCGAGGGCGAAGCCTGAGGCGGAATCAGGGGGGCGCGGGGGGAATTATTTCCCCCGCCGGGGTCCGGGGCAGCGCCCCGGAGGCTCTTGCCGATCCCGTCCTTTCCTGCCTTTCTCTCAGATATTGAGGAAGTTTTTGACGACGGGGGTGAGGTCTTCGTTTTGGGAGGGGCGGAACCAGAGGATGCGTTTATCGGCGCGGAACCAGGTCCATTGGCGTTTTGCGTAGGCGCGGGTATTGCGTGTCCAGAGTTCGACGCACTGGTCGAGGGAGAGGGAGCCGGAGAGGCAGGCGGCGGTTTCGGCGCAGCCTATGCCGGTCCAGCCGGGAGCGGAGGTATCGGGGCAGGCCTTGAGGGCGGACTCGGCCTCTTCGAGGGCTCCGTTACGGATCATGATTTTGATGCGTTTTTCGAGGAAGGGGGTAAGTTCGGGCAGGGGGAGGCCTATGCCCAGGCGAAGGGTCTGCCATTTGGCGGGGGGAGGGGTTTGGGCGTGCCACCAGGAAAAGGTTTTTCCGGTGCTTTCCCAGACTTCGAGGGCGCGGACGTTGCGCTGGCTGTCGTTGGGGTGGATTTTTGCGGCGTAGTCGGGATCTATGGACGCGAGGCGCGCGTGGAGGGCCGGGGCGCCCAGGGTTTCGCATTCCCGGGTGAGGCGTTTCGTCACTTCCGGGTCTGCGGCGGGAATGGCGGCTATGCCGTCGAGCAGGGCGCGCAGGTAGAAGCCCGTGCCGCCCACAAGGATGGGGAGGCGTCCTTCGGCGAGGGTTTCGCGGATGGCGGCGTCGGCGAGATCGGCCCACTGTCCGGCGGAGATTTTTTTCGTGGTTTCCAGCCAGCCGTAGAGCTTATGAGGGCAGACCTGTTTTTCCTCTTCCGAGGGCTGGGCCGTGATGATGGGAAAATCGCGGTACACCTGACGGGAATCGGCATTGATGACGGCGGAGGGAAGTCCGCAGCGTTCGAGCATGGCGGCAATGTGCAGGGCGGCGGCGGTTTTGCCGGAGCCCGTGGGGCCGGCCAGACAGAGAATGCGGGGCGCAGGAGTCATGCGCGATTGTCTCCGGAGCATTCAAAGAGGTCGTCGTCTTCGGGATCGGGACCGGTGCAGGGCGCGGACGCGGGCCAGGATTCGGGCAGGCCGTAGGCGCGGCGCAGGCGCGGAATGACGGTGGGCGGCACGAGGCAGCGCACGTCGCCGCCGAGGGAGGCCACGTTGCGGATATTAGTGGAGCTTATGTACATCCAGCGCAGATCGGACATGAGGAATATGGTCTGCACGTCGTGCTGCAGCTTACGGTTCATGAGGGCCATCTGGAATTCGTAATCGAAGTCGGAAACGGCGCGCAGGCCGCGCAGAATGGCCTTGGCTCCCACGCTGGCGGCGAAGTCCACGAGCAGACCGGCGAAGGGCATGACCTTCACGCCGGGGATGCCGGCAAAGACTTCCTTCACGATGTCCACGCGCTCTTCGAGGGTGAAGAGCGGATGCTTGCCGCAATCCTTGGCCACGGCGACGATGACGGTATCGAAGAGTTCGAGGCCGCGGCGTATGATGCATTCATGTCCGTTCGTGAGCGGATCAAAGGTGCCGGGATAAATGGCTATACGTTCTTCACCCATACCAGAATCCTTGTGTTGCCGTACAAGCGTTCGGCCTCAAGGCGCAGATTGTACTGCGCGTCGGCCCTGAGGGGGAGACCTTTTTCGACTTCGGCGACGAGGAAGCCGTCGTCGGCGAGCCAACCCTGACGGATGATGTTCTTGAGAGCGGGCTTGAAGAGATCGGCGCCGTAGGGCGGATCGATGCAGATGAGCTGACAGGGTTCCGCAGGACGGCGGGCGGTCACGCGCAAAGCGTCGTCTTCATGGATGGCGCAACGGTCGGCGAGGCCGAGGTTGGCGGCGTTTTTCCGCAGGCATTCGGCGGCCCTGTGATCTTTTTCAATGAAGTCGGCAAAGCGCGCGCCGCGGCTGAGCGCCTCGAAGCCGAGGCTGCCGCTGCCCGCGAACACGTCGAGCACGCGCACCGCGCCCCACACGACGCCGCGGGCTTCGAGCATGGAAAACAGGGATTCGCGCACTCTTCCCATGGCGGGTCTGTAGCCCGGTCCGGTAACGGTGTGAAGGGTGCGTCCGCGACAGGCGCCGGCAATGATTCGCATGAAAGGTTTCCTGAGTAAGGCGAGCCTGAGGCGCGCCGCCGGAAGGCTCCGGGATGAAGGTTTTGACAACGAAGCGCAAAAAGCTCCCGCGACGGCGTTTCGGGGCCGCGGGAGCTGCAAAGGTAACGCTTGCGCGCCGCTCTGACAAGAGGGCTCCGCACGGGTTCGGAGCCCGGAACCGGAATCAGAGCTGGGAGAGGAAGAGCACGAGATCGCGTTCGATTTCCACGAGGCGGTCGCGCAGTTCGGTCTGCTCTTCCCAGGGAATTTCGTCCACGTGGGCGAGGCGTTCGCGCACCTGGGCGACGCGCTGTTCGAGCTCTCCGGCCAGGAAGTTCCAGTCCACGCGGGGCTTGGCGCGCGAGGGGCTCGGCATGTGGATTTCGGTGCGCACCGCGCCCTCGATGGTGGCTTCCTCAAGGTATTCGGGAATGCGCGCCGTGATGCCGAAGCGATCCTTGATGAGTCCGGCAAGGATTTCCTGGGCCTTGGGTTCGCCGTGAACCAGCGCAATGTTCATGCCCGGACGAGCCATGCTTCCTATCCATTCGAGGAGCTGGCTTTGTCCGGCGTGGGCGGAGAATCCGTTGATGGTGAATATTCTTGCGGCCACGGCCACGTCTTCGCCGAAGAGGCGCAGCGATTTTGCGCCGTCCACGAGCTTTCTTCCGGGGGTGCCCATGGCCTGATAGCCCACGAACACGATGCTGACGCCTTCCTTCCACAGGTTGTGCTTGAGGTGATGGCGTATGCGGCCCGCGTTGCACATGCCGCTTGCGGAAAGAATGATGGCCGGGCCTTCCATGGTGTTGAGCTTCTGGGATTCCTGCGCGCTCTGGGTGAAACGCACGAGGCCGTCGGGAGTGGCCTTGAAGTCTTCGACGGTGAACTCGGGAGTGCGCAGATGATCGGCGTACTTCATGAACACCTGCGTGGCCTTGGACGCCAGCGGACTGTCCACGAAGATGGGCATGGGTTCGGGCAGACGGTTCTGCTTTTTCAGGATGAGCAGGCTGTAGAGGATTTCCTGCGTGCGTTCCACGGCAAAGGCCGGAATGATGACCTTTTCGTGATGGCTGAAGCTGTAATTGACGGCTTCGGCGAGTTCTTCGAGGGTGTCGTCTTCGCCCTTGTGATCGCGGTCGCCGTAGGTGGATTCCACAAAGAGCCAGTCGGGGGTGTCGGGCTTTTCGGCGTCGGGCAGGAGCAGGGCTCCGGGTCGTCCGAGGTCGCCGGAAAAGACGATGCGGGTGGATTTGCCCTCTTCCTCGACGGTGAGTTCCAGAAAGGCCGCGCCGAGGATGTGGCCCGCGTGGCGGAAGACGACCTTCACGCCCGGCGCGGGAAGGATGGCGTCGTCGAAGTTCACGGGATGCAGAAGCTTGGCGGTGGCGAGGGCGTCTTCGGTTTCGTAGAGGGGCTCGCCGCCGGCGACTTCGGAAGCGCCGCGCCGCTTGTCGTGACGACTTTTCCATTCATGATCCATTTCCTGAATGTGGGCGCTGTCTTCGAGCATGATGGAGGCGAGCTCGGCCGTGGGCCGCGTGCAGTAGATGCTGCCCTTGAAGCCCTTTTTGACCATGCGGGGCAAAAGACCCGAGTGATCGATGTGGGCGTGGGTGAGCAGAATGAAATCCAGGTTTTCGGGGCGATAGGCGTCCGTCTGAAAGTTTCGCTCTTCAATGGCGGAGTTGCCCTGGAACATGCCGCAGTCCACGGCAAAGCGGGACGAGCCGGTTTCTATGACGTAGCAGGAACCGGTAACGGTCTGGGCGGCCCCCAGAAAGGTGATTTTCATAACACGACTCCTGGAATAGGGTTCCGTACAGTGGGAGTATAGAAGCTTTTCGTTGTTTTCGCAAGGAATGGGACGGAGGAAAAGAAAAAAATCGCGGTGTTGCATTAGTTGCGCGCCGTTATGCAGAAGCGGGAAAAGAGGGGGCGCACGGCGACGGGATGACGCGGGGAAGGTGGAACGTCGCAGCGAAATGAAGGCGCGGCAGAGGCAAAGAATCTGGGGCGGCGGGGAACAGGATTCCGCGCCCTTCCCGGCGATGACGGCGGCGCTGACGGCAACGCTGATTTCGGCGCATCGTTCTGCGCTGACTGCGGGGCAGTTTTCGGCCCGGCGGGGTCGGCGCGACTTCGGCAGGCGGGCTCGCCTCCGGGTTCAGGAGCATGCTTTCCGGTCGGCGGGCGCCCCCCCGGTCGGCGAGAGCCTCGGCCTCGCCTCAGAAGAAGACGGCGGAGAGCGTCAGCACCGAGGCGCACATGATGAGCCAGGAAAGCGCCATGATTGCGGGAGCCGTTTTCAGGATGTCCCGGCTGGTAGTCCATTCATTGCCGTGCAGCAGCGCGGCGCTGGAGCTGGCGGCCGGGGTGAGGAAGGCCAGATGCACGCTCATGACCACCATGACCACCGCGGGAACAGGATTGGTGCCGTTGTTGGAGCAGTAGCTGAAAATGACGGGCATGAGCATGGCGCCCACGGCGCCGTTGTTGATGAACTGGCAGAGGCAGAGGGCGAGCGCGCCCATGCAGATCACGAAAAACATGGGGGAGCCGGAGCCGAAGACGGGCTGGAGCAGGCTCATGAAAAAGGGCGTGATGCCGCTTTCTGGCGCGGCCATGGCGGCGGAAAGAGGCTGCACCAGCGCAAGAATGAAAATGATGCCCCAGGCCACGCCTCCGGCCATGGCGCGGAAGGGAAGAAAGGGCCTGCCGTTTATTCTCATGGCGACCATGACCGCAATGACGAGCATGCAGATTCCCGTATTGCCGATGCCTTTGAGCAGTCTGACGAGAAGCATGTCTTCCGGGAGAAACGCCGGAATGAGCAGCAGCACGACCAGGGCGCACAGAAAGCCGAGAACGGTTTTCTGGCTGCCGGAAAACGTGATTTCGTCGCCGTTGCCGAGGGCTGCGGCGTCGAAATTTTTCAGACCGGAAACATCCGGCCGCAGAACGCAGCGGCCGAAGAGCAGAAACAGCAGGGAACACAGCAGGCAGATGACGAGCGACGTCGCCATGTATCCGGCGTAGGCGATGTGGGTTCCG includes the following:
- a CDS encoding AEC family transporter, whose product is MNGIFSALVTVFGIMLLGLFAERRRILAPTMALCLNQFVYWIGLPALIFTQMCSIPMSGEASTFIWSFLAASFVCYLLAYLFFSGFWRSHRPETTIRTLAAVFPNAAFFGLPFIFMVFPDNEPAATAGMLGALLYTGVFLVADGTLDILASSGGNDRRGLGKKLLGEVIHNPMIVAAVLGACVGFSGLPLPKAILNITQMLGSTASPCALFGMGMVLSAQLSGSYGAGDNAESFSKKNLALICAAKLLLQPLFTCLVLIVAGCSPIAVAVGTFTAGMPTGTMVYILGERYHACPTESSMTVIATTILSLVSLPLVMLAMQFAGLV
- a CDS encoding serine acetyltransferase; the protein is MPDQYLPPILPCSTCGSREQKLESCLPAGRRHELWRVVCPCGCALTQWAVSQGAAIRLWNRFLGEEHGN
- a CDS encoding radical SAM protein, which produces MATSHPRPRMLLADDKGQIYDDPDLLMLCRKGNEWTLPRPDELMPLPPESELFLLPGRHAAGLDPETGDTVEVEELAVAAFIAPAHTLTGHPVYVTDDDAPTLPLFAYAAVGMIGDRFYVCAKKVDEDPRQIFTGIPQKKINKAAKELMAKYPHNRFIQHLMQNCVLKYGCPAAKNLAIGRYEAPIPTSRVCNARCVGCISHKNEDSTICATPQDRLTFTPTADEILEMMFHHMKNEEHPIFSFGQGCEGEPLTEAPLLLEVVKRFRAEGGHGTINLNSNASMPDEVARLADAGLTSLRVSMNSARDEVYLRYYRPRSFSFADVRRSITEASSRGVFVSLNLLYFPGITDCEEEIEALVELINTCGVSFIQLRNLNIDPEVYMKLMEGITFGPSVGLVNFRKRLKKYCPGLKFGYFNPYMGDEASHSENDGEDAHGESDDISHDEH
- a CDS encoding autotransporter outer membrane beta-barrel domain-containing protein, whose product is MIASLLSLFGRLSSRLALASALAMACGLSSLFPSGPAQAYESRYVYKADGSPLFELRFFDQGEQYYTPDEDDDYISAWTLSEEQKNGTVEAARLWADMLGTSSRNTSPLFIDIGTADYENATGYSSPNLSDLPVVPTGMQGAIINGTDMEQPAVIEIGTLNFAISDHLSPTPLTGKFDFTATLYHELGHALGIDSQHRTNEYGVTEQISVWDSHLVDQYGNRLQPGMRIVSESEASSVEGPKFVVGELTNSGVHFYGKHVSEVLGEGNGLPVEGYEYGVPDLAHIELEHSLMSHQYYRNYTTFMEAELAALQDLGYEFDRKNYYGFSVYADGQTMVNKNGYFARNAEGTAYLYGVPNTATLGVGLHVYGKNNTITQAADLLACGTAGTGIRVDGSANNLTIAPGVRIAADGSWGTGLLVAYGKNHTVISRGDITALGKGGIAARFDFGNNLLGNDIEYRGSWIWTYQDGDAIFEIPLDAYEGKDASGFDLNIDGPLVSRFDVSGLLAGTDASIFISKNALVKDINVLSGAQLIGDIVSEWNPNNEYLLYPGDRKDLYTALNFGHAANADGTAGAPDSSFDMTLFGSVNGARSINMNLDAGRLAVTGTVNAYSLKNSGRLALYGMDESGKSAHLTSSFVNGENAVLETLVSASGKVNGIEASSAELAGTWALRPLPEFYAAGSVIRPESPVEAEQVSGNFNDVVVENTSPTLDFSLSFDPEFTMTATRGRDAYSRYAENAGARSLGGALWGISGVAEGDMQNLLAALDWSAPDGSGVTRGLNALGPEAFDNAARASLNQMSEFSSLLFRHMTTAETARRAGILPDSPDAEHWTLWAAPYGSGSWQSGRSGLSNWNSTGAGLMAGLDRRLDSGLTLGGHIAAGARRTFTGGSHSATAETRDFLIGVQGLYAPDSWNGFYLTAQARAGVEDGDMKRNVLIGPYAAHNESDWTGFAFGSLIGAGKDWTWNTDAGTFAAGPLAFLEWNALRRPGISERGSSASLLHLESDSFHSVPLTLGAHMVWNTATANGSTLGLDLMAGWKHELADDSFASRASFRDYGSFAFASDTSLTGRDAMVLQSSLTLTARDNFSLQMNLGGELFRPHASAVNAGLTLGWKF
- the miaA gene encoding tRNA (adenosine(37)-N6)-dimethylallyltransferase MiaA; this translates as MTPAPRILCLAGPTGSGKTAAALHIAAMLERCGLPSAVINADSRQVYRDFPIITAQPSEEEKQVCPHKLYGWLETTKKISAGQWADLADAAIRETLAEGRLPILVGGTGFYLRALLDGIAAIPAADPEVTKRLTRECETLGAPALHARLASIDPDYAAKIHPNDSQRNVRALEVWESTGKTFSWWHAQTPPPAKWQTLRLGIGLPLPELTPFLEKRIKIMIRNGALEEAESALKACPDTSAPGWTGIGCAETAACLSGSLSLDQCVELWTRNTRAYAKRQWTWFRADKRILWFRPSQNEDLTPVVKNFLNI
- the coaD gene encoding pantetheine-phosphate adenylyltransferase gives rise to the protein MGEERIAIYPGTFDPLTNGHECIIRRGLELFDTVIVAVAKDCGKHPLFTLEERVDIVKEVFAGIPGVKVMPFAGLLVDFAASVGAKAILRGLRAVSDFDYEFQMALMNRKLQHDVQTIFLMSDLRWMYISSTNIRNVASLGGDVRCLVPPTVIPRLRRAYGLPESWPASAPCTGPDPEDDDLFECSGDNRA
- the rsmD gene encoding 16S rRNA (guanine(966)-N(2))-methyltransferase RsmD encodes the protein MRIIAGACRGRTLHTVTGPGYRPAMGRVRESLFSMLEARGVVWGAVRVLDVFAGSGSLGFEALSRGARFADFIEKDHRAAECLRKNAANLGLADRCAIHEDDALRVTARRPAEPCQLICIDPPYGADLFKPALKNIIRQGWLADDGFLVAEVEKGLPLRADAQYNLRLEAERLYGNTRILVWVKNV